GCGATACCAGAGCGTATGGGAGCGTCGAGTAACGAGGAGGGGCGATGAGTATTTCCGATAATAGGATTGAAAAAAACAGGTTTAACAACGAGGTCGTGTGTGTGTCGTGTCTCTGGTTCATGTCGACGCCGATTTGAAAGTCGATCAGGTGGTTTTCGGAATACAGGGGAGTCGGCAAAACACAACGCTATCTGAACGTAACCGACAGGCATCTTGATGCCACCGTTGATTTTATCGGTTTTTGGAGGACAGAAATCGGGGTAATGTATTGCCGATGAGGTGACCACCTAACTATTGACGAGATACTTTCTTGGTCGGTGTCAATTTTGGTGTCAGAGACGAAGAAAGGAGTATTGGAAACCCGTAACTCCTTGAAATAATTGGTCGGGGTGAGAGGATTTGAACCTCCGACTTCCTGCTCCCAAAGCAGGCGCGCTAACCAGGCTGCGCTACACCCCGATTTCAAGCATGACATACTCTACTATCGACTGGGGGAAAAATCAAGGAAGAATCCAGTCGGGATAATCAGTCCTCCCGCCTGGTTTTTTTTACCGGTCGTTTCTTGGAGTGAAGAATCATTCGCCACAGCGGATCGTATCTGTTTTTCTTCGAGGGCCAGGGTGCGTCGGGAAAGATACCGGTGGCGCGGACGGTAATTCCCAATAGGTCAAAGGCCTCGTTGAAGAGGTGCTTTCTGCGAAGATAGACCGGCATAAACCTGCGGTCGATCATGTTGTACATCTTCCAGTGCAGGAACAGAAGCTGACGCATGATGTCGATATTCTTTTTGGAAACCCCCACATGATCGAGAGATTCCGACAGGTGCTTTTGGATGAGACGGGGGACGTCCTGCTTTTTTCCCTCTTCCAATTGATGTGTCTTGGTGGTCAACCTGTGGGTTGAGGCGATCATCATAACCGAGAAATAAAAGGGGATTGTCCGCTCCTTTCCGGTCAGGGTCAGGACGTCAAGCAGCTCGAGAGATTTTAACAGAACGTTTCTGTCCTCTTTGTTCTCCATCGTGGATTCCACGATGGTCGGGAACAGCATCTGAAGCATACCGAATTCAATGAACTTGCCGATGGATTTGGCGGAGATACCGCTTCGAAAATCCTTGAGGAGCTCTTCGTGTATCCTGGCCGGGGAACACAGGAGGATTTTATCCTTCATTTTGTAAATGGCCCGGGCGGTATTTTCCTCGATTTCAAAGCCTGTGCGGGCGGCATGACGGATGGCACGGATCATCCTGACCGGGTCCTCGACAAACCGCAGTTCGGGATCGCCGATGACACGGATGATCCTGTTTTCCAGATCCGTGAGGCCGCCCACATGGTCGATGACCGTAAAATCGGCGATATTGTAAGCCAGGGCGTTTATCGTGAGATCACGTCTGAATGCGTCTTCACGATCGGTTCCGAAGGTATTGTCCCGACGCGTGGGAAAACCGTTTTCGGCGTTGTTGTCATTGTTCGCCCCGCGAAACGTCGTGACCTCGATGATCTTGTTGTTCTTGAATCTGATATGGACGATACGAAAACGCTTCCCAATAATGAGACTGTTATTGAAAAGCTTCTTCACCTGTTGGGGACTGGCGTCGGTGCCGATGTCGAAGTCCTTGGGCTTTTTGCCCAAAAGCAGATCGCGCACGCTTCCCCCCACCAGGTACGATTTGTAACCGTGCCGATGCAATCGATAAAGCACCTTCAGGGCATCCGGATCGATGTTCTTCCGGGAGATAGGATGTCTGTCTCGGGGAAGTATTGTCGGCTCCGAGGGGGGCTGGTACGGAGCCGATTTCGATTTACCGAGTTTTTCCCTGCCGGTGGC
This sequence is a window from Candidatus Zymogenaceae bacterium. Protein-coding genes within it:
- the pcnB gene encoding polynucleotide adenylyltransferase PcnB, translating into MNWLTHKISSLIATGREKLGKSKSAPYQPPSEPTILPRDRHPISRKNIDPDALKVLYRLHRHGYKSYLVGGSVRDLLLGKKPKDFDIGTDASPQQVKKLFNNSLIIGKRFRIVHIRFKNNKIIEVTTFRGANNDNNAENGFPTRRDNTFGTDREDAFRRDLTINALAYNIADFTVIDHVGGLTDLENRIIRVIGDPELRFVEDPVRMIRAIRHAARTGFEIEENTARAIYKMKDKILLCSPARIHEELLKDFRSGISAKSIGKFIEFGMLQMLFPTIVESTMENKEDRNVLLKSLELLDVLTLTGKERTIPFYFSVMMIASTHRLTTKTHQLEEGKKQDVPRLIQKHLSESLDHVGVSKKNIDIMRQLLFLHWKMYNMIDRRFMPVYLRRKHLFNEAFDLLGITVRATGIFPDAPWPSKKNRYDPLWRMILHSKKRPVKKTRRED